From Phragmites australis chromosome 5, lpPhrAust1.1, whole genome shotgun sequence, a single genomic window includes:
- the LOC133919298 gene encoding uncharacterized protein LOC133919298: MALLLRLLLAVGLPVVALVAVAFLVYRRRSLPRNAPPELPDVAPAYGGEPTASPGLAKLNMRYRAASGRVGVRFQQLHHHHHGHVRVDVRHRGPGGGAQQGPFQWADHPRLVTEAVENGWAQFVFAVAPPRSKSASSSPLWGTCPVCNAGTSRDMAEAAWEVPAGSAERMQAVRLNPSTTSASSKKWLPGSIPSPLRGDTDAGNPNALCLARMSLPLPGPPLSGTPFPQDAYFEITIIYLNTKRPEWSASRARRRGKDGSSESDQVKLISFAPDAKNPIQENRAAKDDQQDTQRHLVMSLGLAAAAASPQQPSLAGTYASSIGFHSNGVVYLDGMKLVYESDKSLWAGVDKVVGCGFEPAKRKVFFTVDGQLVHAVSCNAEAFSSPLYPVLASSFDVMALVNLGQGKFRYAPANARRTANPCFVRAASAVDGSGSGSLGLDFDDSGDLFSMGRVDSGWLEASQMSKSRTESSGGAAAAAGDLEAESDLFEISLRD; encoded by the exons ATGGCGCTGTTGCTCAGGCTGCTGCTCGCCGTCGGGCTCCCCGTCGTGGCGCTGGTCGCGGTCGCCTTCTTGGTGTACCGGCGGCGAAGCTTACCGCGTAACGCGCCGCCGGAGCTGCCGGACGTAGCTCCTGCGTATGGTGGGGAGCCGACGGCGAGCCCCGGGCTGGCGAAGCTTAACATGAGGTACAGAGCGGCCAGCGGGCGCGTGGGGGTCCGATTCCAGCAgttgcaccaccaccaccatggacATGTCCGCGTCGACGTGAGGCACCGGGGGCCGGGCGGCGGCGCGCAGCAGGGGCCGTTCCAGTGGGCGGACCACCCGCGGCTGGTGACCGAGGCGGTGGAGAACGGGTGGGCGCAGTTCGTGTTCGCGGTCGCGCCGCCGCGGTCGAAGTccgcgtcgtcgtcgccgcTGTGGGGGACCTGCCCTGTCTGCAACGCCGGGACGAGCCGCGACATGGCGGAGGCCGCGTGGGAGGTGCCAGCGGGATCGGCCGAGCGGATGCAGGCGGTGCGGCTCAACCCATCGACCACGTCCGCGTCCAGCAAGAAGTGGCTCCCCGGAAGCATCCCGAGCCCCCTCCGCGGCGACACGGACGCGGGGAATCCCAACGCCCTGTGCCTCGCCAGGATGAGCTTGCCGCTGCCCGGGCCGCCGCTTTCCGGCACGCCGTTCCCGCAGGACGCCTACTTCGAGATCACCATCATATACCTTAACACGAAGCGGCCGGAGTGGTCAGCGTCGAGGGCGAGAAGGCGCGGAAAGGACGGCTCCAGCGAGAGCGACCAAGTCAAGCTCATCAGTTTTGCACCGGACGCCAAGAACCCAATCCAAGAGAACAGAGCCGCGAAGGACGATCAACAAGACACACAGAGGCATTTAGTCATGTCGCTGggcctcgccgccgcggccgcctctCCGCAACAGCCGTCGCTGGCCGGAACGTACGCGTCGTCCATTGGCTTCCACTCCAACGGCGTGGTCTACCTCGACG GGATGAAGCTGGTGTACGAATCGGACAAGTCATTGTGGGCGGGCGTGGACAAGGTGGTGGGCTGCGGCTTCGAGCCGGCGAAGCGAAAGGTATTCTTCACGGTGGACGGGCAGCTTGTCCACGCCGTGAGCTGCAACGCCGAGGCGTTCTCGAGCCCGCTGTACCCGGTGCTGGCCTCCAGCTTCGACGTGATGGCGCTGGTCAACCTCGGGCAGGGCAAGTTCCGGTACGCGCCCGCCAACGCGCGGCGCACGGCCAACCCGTGCTTCGTGCGCGCCGCGTCCGCGGTcgacggcagcggcagcggttCCTTGGGCCTCGACTTCGACGACAGCGGCGATCTCTTCTCCATGGGCCGCGTGGACTCCGGGTGGCTGGAGGCGTCGCAGATGAGCAAGAGCAGGACGGAGAgctccggcggcgcggcggcggcggccggcgacctGGAGGCCGAGTCCGACCTCTTCGAAATCTCGCTGCGAGACTGA